From one Musa acuminata AAA Group cultivar baxijiao chromosome BXJ2-6, Cavendish_Baxijiao_AAA, whole genome shotgun sequence genomic stretch:
- the LOC135615375 gene encoding 3-oxo-Delta(4,5)-steroid 5-beta-reductase-like yields the protein MSWWWAGAIGAARKKLDDDFSAAAPRHQSVALVIGATGIVGSSLIGILPLPDTPGGPWKVYGVSRRSPNPNVVSSSASSDSADINPIRHIQCDVLDAADAAAKLSPLSDVTHIFYVAWASRFTEAENRTANAAMLRNVLAAVLPSAPNLRHVCLQTGRKHYIGPFESIGKISAHDPPFHEDLPRLNVPNFYYDQEDILFDELSKRDGAVTWSIHRPGTIFGFSPTSLMNIIGTLCVYAAICRKEGAPLKWFGSRTAWDGFSDASDADLIAEHQIWAAVDPYAKNEAFNCSNGDVFKWKHLWALLADQFGLESVGYEGEEGRFKLEDAMREKELVWNEIVAENELVPTKLEEVGTWWFADAILGVETPQLDSMNKSKEHGFLGFRNTLTSFNSWIDKMKAFRIVP from the coding sequence ATGAGCTGGTGGTGGGCAGGCGCCATCGGTGCGGCGAGGAAGAAGCTGGATGACGATTTTTCCGCTGCTGCCCCCAGGCACCAGAGCGTCGCACTCGTCATCGGCGCCACCGGCATCGTCGGCTCCTCCCTCATCGGCATCCTCCCGCTCCCGGACACCCCCGGTGGTCCTTGGAAGGTCTACGGCGTCTCCCGCCGATCCCCTAATCCCAACGtcgtctcctcctccgcctcctccgacAGCGCCGACATCAACCCCATCCGGCACATCCAATGCGACGTCCTCGACGCCGCCGACGCTGCCGCCAAGCTTTCCCCCCTCTCCGACGTCACCCACATCTTCTATGTCGCCTGGGCCAGCCGCTTCACCGAGGCCGAGAACCGCACCGCCAACGCCGCCATGCTCCGTAACGTCCTAGCCGCCGTCCTCCCTTCCGCTCCCAACCTCCGCCACGTCTGCCTCCAGACCGGCCGCAAGCATTACATCGGCCCCTTCGAGTCAATCGGAAAAATTTCTGCCCACGACCCGCCCTTCCACGAGGACCTTCCCCGACTCAACGTCCCCAACTTCTACTACGACCAAGAAGACATTCTGTTCGACGAATTGTCCAAGAGGGACGGCGCCGTAACCTGGTCGATCCACCGCCCCGGAACCATATTTGGCTTCTCCCCGACCAGCCTCATGAATATAATCGGTACCCTCTGCGTATACGCGGCCATCTGCCGGAAGGAAGGAGCCCCTTTGAAGTGGTTCGGCAGCCGGACCGCGTGGGACGGCTTCAGCGACGCGTCCGACGCCGACCTCATCGCGGAGCATCAGATTTGGGCAGCCGTCGATCCCTACGCCAAGAACGAAGCATTCAATTGCAGCAATGGGGACGTGTTCAAGTGGAAGCATTTGTGGGCGCTGCTGGCGGATCAGTTTGGATTGGAATCTGTCGGGTATGAGGGGGAGGAGGGCCGGTTCAAGCTGGAGGACGCCATGCGGGAGAAGGAGTTGGTATGGAATGAGATTGTGGCGGAGAATGAGCTGGTGCCGACGAAGCTGGAGGAGGTGGGGACTTGGTGGTTCGCGGATGCAATTCTTGGAGTCGAGACGCCGCAGCTCGATAGCATGAACAAAAGCAAGGAGCACGGTTTCTTGGGGTTCCGCAACACGCTAACTTCTTTCAATTCTTGGATTGATAAGATGAAGGCTTTCAGAATCGTTCCTTGA